In the genome of Oncorhynchus keta strain PuntledgeMale-10-30-2019 unplaced genomic scaffold, Oket_V2 Un_contig_28845_pilon_pilon, whole genome shotgun sequence, one region contains:
- the LOC118381349 gene encoding uncharacterized protein LOC118381349 isoform X3 — MPWIQVGERCHGYRWEKDAMDTGGRKMPWTQVGERCHGHRWEKDAMDTGGRKMPWTQVGERCHGHRWEKDAMDTGGRKMPWTQVGERCHGHRWEKDAMDTGGRKMPWTQVGERCHGHRWEKDAMDTGGRKMPWTQVGERCHGHRWEKDAMDTGGRKMPWTQVGERCHGHRWEKDAMDTGGRKMPWTQVGERCHGHRWEKDAMDTGGRKMPWTQVGERCHGHRWEKDAMDTGGRKMPWTQVGERCHGHRWEKDAMDTGGRKMPWTQVGERCHGGKDPESPHGPLTIC, encoded by the exons ATGCCATGGATACAGGTGGGAGAAAGATGCCATGGATACAG GTGGGAGAAAGATGCCATGGACACAGGTGGGAGAAAGATGCCATGGACACAGGTGGGAGAAAGATGCCATGGACACAGGTGGGAGAAAGATGCCATGGACACAG GTGGGAGAAAGATGCCATGGACACAGGTGGGAGAAAGATGCCATGGACACAGGTGGGAGAAAGATGCCATGGACACAGGTGGGAGAAAGATGCCATGGACACAGGTGGGAGAAAGATGCCATGGACACAGGTGGGAGAAAGATGCCATGGACACAGGTGGGAGAAAGATGCCATGGACACAGGTGGGAGAAAGATGCCATGGACACAGGTGGGAGAAAGATGCCATGGACACAGGTGGGAGAAAGATGCCATGGACACAGGTGGGAGAAAGATGCCATGGACACAGGTGGGAGAAAGATGCCATGGACACAGGTGGGAGAAAGATGCCATGGACACAGGTGGGAGAAAGATGCCATGGACACAGGTGGGAGAAAGATGCCATGGACACAGGTGGGAGAAAGATGCCATGGACACAGGTGGGAGAAAGATGCCATGGACACAGGTGGGAGAAAGATGCCATGGACACAGGTGGGAGAAAGATGCCATGGACACAGGTGGGAGAAAGATGCCATGGACACAGGTGGGAGAAAGATGCCATGGACACAGGTGGGAGAAAGATGCCATGGACACAGGTGGGAGAAAGATGCCATGGACACAGGTGGGAGAAAGATGCCATGGACACAGGTGGGAGAAAGATGCCATGGACACAGGTGGGAGAAAGATGCCATGGGGGGAAAGATCCCGAATCTCCTCATGGTCCCCTCACTATATGTTGA
- the LOC118381349 gene encoding zinc finger protein ZFP2-like isoform X1, translating to MGQDNMSLKRDKLLDGLEQSLYTLTKDNLCYLCVRCGIGSEDRFKGKENSERTLRRQIMEEIWENEDSKSWLLRLKEDIRGIQEDGIQEDGIQEDGRQEDGRQEDGRHVTVSSSASSSVSSSPSQSDGDGDAADCREAGKPRQSEVTQRTHTGEKPYCCSQCGKTFTQSGSLATHLRTHTGEKPHSCDVCGKTFNVAFNLNRHQRTHTGEKPYSCEKCGKSFSQSGLLASHRRSHTGEKPYVCDQCGQSFVNPGSLAKHKRKQHAGEKPYSCADCGKSFFESHTLANHRRTHTGEKPYSCDLCGKSFALSGTLIKHKLTHTGEKPYCCDRCGKSFRESGRLKVHQRMHTGEKPYGCDQCGKKFGHSQHLKEHLRTHTGEKPFSCDQCERKFTQPQHLKSHMRTHTGEKPFVCDQCEKGFAHSQQLKAHLRMHTGEKPHICDQCEKKFAHSQHLKDHMRTHTGEKPYICGECGKSFARTGTLKVHQKSHATGEVCTNLPPQDQFQNPQINLNSTKFQIHLPSQDQFQNPQIHLNSTKFQIHLPPQDQFQNPQINLNSTKFQIHLPPQDQFQNPQINLNSTKFQIHLPPQDQFQNPQINLNSTKFQIHLPPQDQFQNLP from the coding sequence CAGGACAACATGAGTCTAAAGAGGGACAAGCTGTTGGATGGACTGGAACAGAGTTTATACACCCTAACCAAGGACAACTTATGTTACCTGTGCGTTCGTTGTGGAATAGGATCCGAGGATCGGTTCAAAGGTAAAGAAAACAGTGAACGCACGCTGCGGCGTCAAATCATGGAGGAAATCTGGGAAAATGAGGATTCAAAGTCTTGGTTACTCCGACTGAAAGAGGACATCAGAGGTATACAGGAGGATGGTATACAGGAGGATGGTATACAGGAGGATGGTAGACAGGAGGATGGTAGACAGGAGGATGGTAGACATGTAACCGTGAGCTCCAGTGCATCAAGCAGCGTGTCCTCGAGTCCCAGCCAGTCTGATGGTGATGGGGACGCTGCAGACTGCCGTGAAGCTGGGAAGCCTCGACAGTCGGAAGTGACTCagcgaacacacactggagagaagccttactgtTGTAGTCAGTGTGGGAAGACATTCACACAGTCAGGAAGCCTGGCAACTCATCTGAGAACACACACCGGAGAGAAACCGCATAGCTGTGATGTATGTGGGAAGACTTTTAACGTAGCCTTCAATCTGAACCGACACCagcgaacacacactggagagaaaccctacagctgtGAGAAGTGTGGGAAGAGCTTTTCTCAGTCAGGCCTACTGGCCAGCCACCGTCGTtcgcacacaggagagaaaccgtaTGTCTGTGATCAGTGTGGGCAGAGCTTTGTCAATCCGGGATCCCTGGCAAAGCACAAGCGAAAACAACATgctggagagaagccttacagCTGTGCGGATTGTGGGAAGAGTTTCTTTGAATCACATACCCTGGCTAACCATcggaggacacacacaggagagaagccttacagCTGTGATCTATGTGGGAAAAGTTTTGCTCTGTCAGGAACCCTGATTAAACATAAGCTGACTCATACAGGAGAGAAACCGTACTGCTGTGACCGGTGTGGGAAGAGCTTCCGTGAATCAGGCAGGTTGAAAGTTCACCAGAGAatgcacactggagagaaaccttacggctgtgatcaatgtgggaagaaaTTTGGTCATTCGCAACACCTGAAAGAACACCTGCGAacgcacacaggagagaagccatttagctgtgatcagtgtgagAGGAAATTCACTCAACCACAACACCTGAAATCCCACAtgagaacacacactggagagaagccgtTTGTCTGTGATCAGTGTGAGAAGGGATTCGCTCATTCGCAACAACTCAAAGCACACCTGCGAATGCACACCGGAGAGAAACCTCATATCTGCGATCAGTGTGAGAAGAAATTCGCTCATTCGCAACACCTGAAAGATCACAtgcgaacacacacaggagagaagccgtaCATCTGTGGAGAATGTGGAAAGAGCTTTGCTAGAACAGGAACATTGAAAGTGCACCAGAAATCACACGCAACAGGTGAAGTGTGTACCAATCTGCCTCCCCAGGATCAGTTCCAGAACCCTCAAATAAATCTGAACAGCACAAAGTTCCAGATCCATCTGCCTTCCCAGGATCAGTTCCAGAACCCTCAAATACATCTGAACAGCACCAAGTTCCAGATCCATCTGCCTCCCCAGGATCAGTTCCAGAATCCTCAAATAAATCTGAACAGCACAAAGTTCCAGATCCATCTGCCTCCCCAGGATCAGTTCCAGAATCCTCAAATAAATCTGAACAGCACAAAGTTCCAGATCCATCTGCCTCCCCAGGATCAGTTCCAGAATCCTCAAATAAATCTGAACAGCACAAAGTTCCAGATCCATCTGCCTCCCCAGGATCAGTTCCAGAACCTTCCATAA
- the LOC118381349 gene encoding zinc finger protein ZFP2-like isoform X2, translating to MSLKRDKLLDGLEQSLYTLTKDNLCYLCVRCGIGSEDRFKGKENSERTLRRQIMEEIWENEDSKSWLLRLKEDIRGIQEDGIQEDGIQEDGRQEDGRQEDGRHVTVSSSASSSVSSSPSQSDGDGDAADCREAGKPRQSEVTQRTHTGEKPYCCSQCGKTFTQSGSLATHLRTHTGEKPHSCDVCGKTFNVAFNLNRHQRTHTGEKPYSCEKCGKSFSQSGLLASHRRSHTGEKPYVCDQCGQSFVNPGSLAKHKRKQHAGEKPYSCADCGKSFFESHTLANHRRTHTGEKPYSCDLCGKSFALSGTLIKHKLTHTGEKPYCCDRCGKSFRESGRLKVHQRMHTGEKPYGCDQCGKKFGHSQHLKEHLRTHTGEKPFSCDQCERKFTQPQHLKSHMRTHTGEKPFVCDQCEKGFAHSQQLKAHLRMHTGEKPHICDQCEKKFAHSQHLKDHMRTHTGEKPYICGECGKSFARTGTLKVHQKSHATGEVCTNLPPQDQFQNPQINLNSTKFQIHLPSQDQFQNPQIHLNSTKFQIHLPPQDQFQNPQINLNSTKFQIHLPPQDQFQNPQINLNSTKFQIHLPPQDQFQNPQINLNSTKFQIHLPPQDQFQNLP from the coding sequence ATGAGTCTAAAGAGGGACAAGCTGTTGGATGGACTGGAACAGAGTTTATACACCCTAACCAAGGACAACTTATGTTACCTGTGCGTTCGTTGTGGAATAGGATCCGAGGATCGGTTCAAAGGTAAAGAAAACAGTGAACGCACGCTGCGGCGTCAAATCATGGAGGAAATCTGGGAAAATGAGGATTCAAAGTCTTGGTTACTCCGACTGAAAGAGGACATCAGAGGTATACAGGAGGATGGTATACAGGAGGATGGTATACAGGAGGATGGTAGACAGGAGGATGGTAGACAGGAGGATGGTAGACATGTAACCGTGAGCTCCAGTGCATCAAGCAGCGTGTCCTCGAGTCCCAGCCAGTCTGATGGTGATGGGGACGCTGCAGACTGCCGTGAAGCTGGGAAGCCTCGACAGTCGGAAGTGACTCagcgaacacacactggagagaagccttactgtTGTAGTCAGTGTGGGAAGACATTCACACAGTCAGGAAGCCTGGCAACTCATCTGAGAACACACACCGGAGAGAAACCGCATAGCTGTGATGTATGTGGGAAGACTTTTAACGTAGCCTTCAATCTGAACCGACACCagcgaacacacactggagagaaaccctacagctgtGAGAAGTGTGGGAAGAGCTTTTCTCAGTCAGGCCTACTGGCCAGCCACCGTCGTtcgcacacaggagagaaaccgtaTGTCTGTGATCAGTGTGGGCAGAGCTTTGTCAATCCGGGATCCCTGGCAAAGCACAAGCGAAAACAACATgctggagagaagccttacagCTGTGCGGATTGTGGGAAGAGTTTCTTTGAATCACATACCCTGGCTAACCATcggaggacacacacaggagagaagccttacagCTGTGATCTATGTGGGAAAAGTTTTGCTCTGTCAGGAACCCTGATTAAACATAAGCTGACTCATACAGGAGAGAAACCGTACTGCTGTGACCGGTGTGGGAAGAGCTTCCGTGAATCAGGCAGGTTGAAAGTTCACCAGAGAatgcacactggagagaaaccttacggctgtgatcaatgtgggaagaaaTTTGGTCATTCGCAACACCTGAAAGAACACCTGCGAacgcacacaggagagaagccatttagctgtgatcagtgtgagAGGAAATTCACTCAACCACAACACCTGAAATCCCACAtgagaacacacactggagagaagccgtTTGTCTGTGATCAGTGTGAGAAGGGATTCGCTCATTCGCAACAACTCAAAGCACACCTGCGAATGCACACCGGAGAGAAACCTCATATCTGCGATCAGTGTGAGAAGAAATTCGCTCATTCGCAACACCTGAAAGATCACAtgcgaacacacacaggagagaagccgtaCATCTGTGGAGAATGTGGAAAGAGCTTTGCTAGAACAGGAACATTGAAAGTGCACCAGAAATCACACGCAACAGGTGAAGTGTGTACCAATCTGCCTCCCCAGGATCAGTTCCAGAACCCTCAAATAAATCTGAACAGCACAAAGTTCCAGATCCATCTGCCTTCCCAGGATCAGTTCCAGAACCCTCAAATACATCTGAACAGCACCAAGTTCCAGATCCATCTGCCTCCCCAGGATCAGTTCCAGAATCCTCAAATAAATCTGAACAGCACAAAGTTCCAGATCCATCTGCCTCCCCAGGATCAGTTCCAGAATCCTCAAATAAATCTGAACAGCACAAAGTTCCAGATCCATCTGCCTCCCCAGGATCAGTTCCAGAATCCTCAAATAAATCTGAACAGCACAAAGTTCCAGATCCATCTGCCTCCCCAGGATCAGTTCCAGAACCTTCCATAA